A single genomic interval of Hemiscyllium ocellatum isolate sHemOce1 chromosome 37, sHemOce1.pat.X.cur, whole genome shotgun sequence harbors:
- the mrpl20 gene encoding 39S ribosomal protein L20, mitochondrial translates to MVFLSLSRWIRSRGPDRYWRVQEVLKHARHFRGRKNRCYSLALRAVRRAFLYSTKARRLKKRNMRTLWINRIAAAAREHGLKYPMLISNLVKCQVELNRKVLSDLAIYEPKTFKSLAALAKRRREEGFHDALGDGREPNGVFSRIVHSS, encoded by the exons ATGGTTTTCCTGTCGCTGTCCCGCTGGATCCGGAGCCGAGGGCCTGACCGCTACTGGCGGGTCCAGGAGGTGTTGAAGCATGCCCGG CATTTCCGAGGCAGGAAGAACCGATGTTACAGCCTGGCTCTGCGGGCGGTGAGGAGAGCCTTCCTCTATTCCACCAAGGCCAGGAGACTCAAGAAGCGGAACATGAGGACG CTTTGGATAAACAGGATAGCAGCTGCCGCCCGGGAGCATGGACTGAAGTACCCCATGTTGATCAGTAACCTGGTTAAG TGTCAGGTGGAGTTGAACAGGAAAGTCCTTTCGGATTTGGCCATTTATGAACCAAAGACATTTAAGTCCCTGGCAGCATTGGCTAAGCGAAGGAGAGAAGAAGGCTTCCATGATGCACTGGGTGATGGCCGAGAACCCAATGGTGTGTTTTCACGCATTGTACAT
- the LOC132833572 gene encoding ankyrin repeat domain-containing protein 65-like gives MTMELFRRLVDNSEAVSEVEHDMTGDIKLGKWTDLHQAAYSGNTSLMKTLLQHGAPIDSRDEYGWTALHHAAFNGCLALVKFLVHRGAPIDAMDRHDWTALHRAAWNGHSQIAEFLLCRGALTCACTSCGMTALHCAAANGHTLTLQHLLSYGANQDMPDARYWTPLHWAAVSDQAHIVVLLLSNGASVNCTTSGNMTALHLAVEVGNREIIQLLLSNGALHNAEDAVGRTALSIAAANGHQEVITDLLAHEAADSNRVSALHAAALSGHLRIIEVLTQRGISVDVRDSLKMTALHRAAERGDTTVAEYLIDHGADIEARGWLQKTPLHLATEKGHEQTIHLLLSKGANVHATDQWDETPLAVASARALEKCFGLSKKITSEMQK, from the exons ATGACAATGGAATTGTTTCGGAGACTGGTGGACAACAGTGAAGCAGTCAGTGAGGTGGAACATGATATGACAGGAGATATAAAACTGGGCAAATGGACTGATCTCCATCAGGCAGCTTATAGTGGCAACACCAGCCTCATGAAGACACTGCTACAGCATGGAGCTCCAATAGATAGCAG GGATGAATATGGGTGGACTGCTCTGCATCATGCAGCATTCAATGGCTGTCTGGCGTTGGTTAAGTTTCTTGTTCACCGGGGAGCACCAATTGATGCCATGGACAGGCATGACTGGACTGCTCTCCATCGAGCTGCATGGAATGGGCACAGCCAGATTGCTGAGTTCTTGCTTTGTCGGGGAGCTTTGACATGTGCATGTACCAGCTGCGGGATGACAGCATTGCATTGTGCAGCTGCAAATGGGCACACGTTGACCCTGCAGCATCTCCTGAGCTACGGTGCCAACCAAGACATGCCTGATGCAAGATACTGGACCCCATTGCATTGGGCAGCTGTGAGTGACCAAGCCCACATAGTGGTATTGCTACTTTCAAATGGAGCTTCAGTCAATTGTACAACAAGTGGCAACATGACAGCTTTGCATCTGGCAGTGGAAGTTGGAAACAGAGAAATCATTCAATTGCTGTTGAGCAATGGAGCCTTGCACAATGCTGAAGATGCTGTGGGAAGGACTGCATTATCAATTGCTGCTGCTAATGGCCATCAGGAG GTAATCACAGATTTACTTGCACATGAGGCTGCAGACAGTAATAGAGTCTCTGCTCTCCATGCTGCAGCATTGAGTGGTCACCTCCGAATAATAGAAGTGCTGACACAACGAGGGATCAGTGTGGACGTTAGAGACAGCTTGAAGATGACAGCACTTCACCGAGCAGCAGAGAGGGGAGACACTACAGTTGCAGAATATCTAATAGATCATGGAGCTGACATTGAGGCCAGGGGCTGGCTGCAGAAAACCCCACTCCACCTGGCCACAGAGAAAGGTCATGAGCAAACCATCCACCTCCTGCTGAGCAAAGGGGCGAATGTGCACGCTACAGATCAATGGGATGAAACTCCTCTCGCTGTAGCATCAGCACGAGCTTTGGAAAAGTGCTTTGGCTTATCTAAAAAAATCACTTCTGAAATGCAGAAATGA